A stretch of the Azorhizobium caulinodans ORS 571 genome encodes the following:
- a CDS encoding acyltransferase family protein has product MVRFEALDAWRGICALLVVLFHFCFIFASPLMDARLVANAYLFVDFFFVLSGFVVSHAYRDRLHDAESWVGFVIRRFGRLWPLHAALLAAFVAFVGLANLLPHPDRLALSWGPGEYSAVAIPLHLMLLNAVNLHGMAWNAPSWSIGAEFYTYLFFGAVCLLARGRLALVAGVIALACVVLLACVSPTYMNSTADFGLFRCMAGFFTGVVAYHVHERLAQAPMRPSVTGTLVEGVTVALVVLFVVKAGRGPDAVAAISLGAPAVFAAAVLVFAREAGQVSRLLRGAPFAALGRWSYSIYMGHQIVLMVAVYGVWLANRRFGFGREIEVMIEGHAKTLYDLGGVVPSFALLAVILGVVIALAAFTYSRIEEPARRAFNGYARRREDRIGRAQAPASRA; this is encoded by the coding sequence ATGGTCCGATTTGAAGCTCTCGATGCGTGGCGCGGGATCTGCGCATTGCTCGTTGTATTGTTTCATTTCTGTTTCATTTTCGCGTCTCCGCTCATGGATGCGCGGCTGGTGGCCAATGCCTATCTGTTCGTGGACTTCTTCTTCGTCCTGAGCGGTTTCGTGGTGTCCCACGCCTATCGCGACAGGCTCCATGATGCGGAGAGCTGGGTCGGCTTCGTCATCCGCCGCTTCGGCCGTCTGTGGCCTCTGCATGCGGCGCTGCTGGCTGCCTTCGTGGCTTTCGTTGGCCTTGCCAACCTGCTGCCGCATCCCGATCGCCTCGCCCTCTCCTGGGGGCCGGGCGAATATTCGGCGGTGGCGATCCCGCTCCACCTCATGCTGCTCAATGCGGTGAACCTGCACGGCATGGCGTGGAACGCGCCGAGCTGGAGCATTGGCGCGGAATTCTACACCTATCTCTTCTTCGGCGCGGTCTGCCTTCTGGCGCGGGGGCGCCTCGCGCTGGTCGCCGGGGTCATTGCGCTAGCCTGCGTCGTGCTGCTGGCCTGCGTCTCGCCCACCTACATGAATTCGACCGCCGATTTCGGCCTCTTCCGCTGCATGGCGGGCTTCTTTACCGGCGTTGTCGCCTATCACGTCCATGAGCGGCTCGCGCAGGCGCCCATGCGGCCTTCGGTGACGGGGACGCTGGTGGAAGGCGTGACCGTCGCCCTCGTGGTCCTGTTCGTGGTGAAGGCCGGGCGCGGGCCGGATGCGGTGGCAGCCATCAGCCTGGGTGCGCCTGCCGTGTTCGCGGCGGCGGTGCTGGTCTTCGCGCGCGAAGCGGGGCAGGTGTCCCGGCTGCTGCGGGGGGCGCCCTTCGCAGCACTCGGCCGCTGGTCCTATTCCATCTACATGGGCCACCAGATCGTGCTGATGGTGGCCGTTTATGGCGTCTGGCTGGCCAATCGCCGGTTCGGCTTCGGGCGCGAGATCGAGGTCATGATCGAGGGCCACGCCAAGACGCTCTACGATCTTGGCGGCGTCGTGCCGAGCTTTGCGCTGCTGGCCGTCATCCTCGGTGTCGTGATTGCGCTTGCGGCCTTCACGTACAGCCGCATTGAGGAGCCGGCCCGGCGGGCGTTCAATGGCTACGCCCGCCGCCGCGAAGACCGGATCGGTCGCGCTCAGGCCCCGGCGAGCCGGGCCTGA
- the pepN gene encoding aminopeptidase N yields MRDAEPHPVRLADYRPPAWLVDTVHLDISLHPTATRVISRLALRRNPKGDATAPVLLDGDGLTLVRLAVDGTPLAGGAYEASPQALILRHPPSDRFTLEVETLVDPTANTQLMGLYRSRDNYCTQCEPEGFRRITYFPDRSDVLAVYTVRVEASRAEAPVLLSNGNLERSGPIPDTDRHYAIWHDPWPKPSYLFALVGGNLSKVPDHFVTASGRPVDLGIYVEPGKEARATYAMDALKRSMRWDEKVFGREYDLDVFNIVAVSDFNMGAMENKGLNIFNDKYVLASPETATDTDYAGIESVIAHEYFHNWSGNRVTCRDWFQLCLKEGLTVFRDQEFSSDERSRPVKRISDVRTLKAAQFTEDAGPLSHPVRPESYHEINNFYTATVYEKGAEVVRMLKTLLGDEDFRAGMDLYYARHDGDAATIEDFLAAFAEASGRDLSQFALWYSQAGTPRVSAQGQFDPAARTYRLDIRQETPPTPAQPEKKPVVLPLAIGLIGPDGQDLPLTLDDGRNLPRHVIEVTQAEQSFVFTGIDARPVLSLNRGFSAPINLSTNLADADLVFLAAHDRDPFNRFDALQGLAFRILKAGAASGTLPDAAPLIEAARLLLADSTLDPAFKAQALAIPGENEIAREIGSNVDPDAVFTARRALKRQLATALGTELEEAYAALAAPPPYSPGAAAAGRRALRNLALDYLTSGGAPEAIARAKAQFMAADNMTDRFAALAVLVQHDTPERAEALDDFYRRFVTDPLVIDKWLSLQAQIPEAGTLERVKDLTLLPVFSMANPNRVRALIGAFATANPTQFHRPDGAGHDFLVDVVLGLDAKNPQVAARMLSAFKTFRQLEPLRRASAERALRRVAATPGLSADVTDIATRSLS; encoded by the coding sequence ATGCGTGATGCCGAGCCTCATCCCGTGCGCCTTGCCGATTACCGGCCGCCCGCATGGCTCGTCGACACGGTGCATCTCGACATCTCGCTCCACCCCACCGCGACGCGGGTGATCTCGCGCCTCGCACTCCGCCGCAATCCCAAGGGGGATGCGACGGCCCCGGTGCTGCTTGATGGCGACGGCCTGACGCTGGTGCGCCTGGCGGTCGACGGCACGCCGCTCGCCGGCGGCGCCTATGAGGCGAGCCCGCAGGCGCTCATCCTGCGGCATCCGCCCTCCGACCGCTTCACGCTGGAGGTGGAGACGCTGGTGGACCCCACCGCCAACACCCAGCTCATGGGCCTCTATCGCTCGCGCGACAATTACTGCACGCAGTGCGAACCGGAAGGCTTCCGCCGCATCACCTATTTCCCCGACCGCTCGGATGTGCTCGCTGTCTATACCGTGCGCGTGGAGGCGAGCCGCGCGGAAGCCCCAGTGCTGCTGAGCAACGGCAATCTGGAGCGCAGCGGCCCCATTCCCGATACCGACCGGCATTATGCCATCTGGCACGATCCCTGGCCAAAGCCCTCCTATCTGTTCGCCCTTGTGGGCGGCAATCTTTCCAAGGTGCCGGACCATTTCGTCACCGCCTCCGGCCGCCCGGTGGACCTCGGCATCTATGTGGAGCCCGGCAAGGAAGCGCGGGCCACCTATGCCATGGACGCGCTGAAGCGCTCCATGCGCTGGGACGAGAAGGTGTTCGGCCGCGAATACGATCTCGACGTCTTCAACATCGTCGCCGTGTCCGATTTCAACATGGGCGCGATGGAGAACAAGGGCCTCAACATCTTCAACGACAAATACGTGCTGGCGAGCCCCGAGACGGCCACCGACACGGATTATGCCGGCATCGAGAGCGTGATCGCCCACGAATATTTCCATAACTGGAGCGGCAACCGCGTCACCTGCCGCGACTGGTTCCAGCTATGCCTCAAGGAAGGCCTCACCGTCTTCCGCGACCAGGAATTCTCCTCCGACGAACGCTCGCGGCCGGTGAAGCGCATCTCTGATGTGCGCACGCTCAAGGCCGCCCAGTTCACGGAGGACGCCGGCCCGCTTTCACACCCCGTGCGGCCCGAAAGCTACCACGAGATCAACAACTTCTACACGGCGACCGTCTATGAGAAGGGCGCCGAGGTGGTGCGGATGCTCAAGACCCTGCTGGGGGACGAGGACTTCCGCGCCGGCATGGATCTCTATTACGCCCGCCACGACGGGGACGCGGCGACCATCGAGGATTTCCTTGCGGCCTTTGCGGAGGCGAGCGGACGCGATCTCTCGCAGTTTGCCCTCTGGTATTCGCAGGCGGGAACGCCCCGCGTGAGCGCGCAGGGGCAGTTCGATCCCGCCGCGCGCACCTATCGCCTCGACATCCGGCAGGAGACGCCGCCCACTCCGGCTCAGCCGGAAAAGAAGCCGGTCGTGCTCCCCCTCGCCATCGGCCTCATCGGGCCGGACGGGCAGGACCTGCCGCTGACTCTGGACGACGGCCGCAACCTGCCCCGCCACGTGATCGAGGTGACGCAGGCCGAGCAGAGCTTCGTCTTCACCGGCATCGATGCGCGCCCGGTGCTGTCGCTCAACCGCGGCTTCTCGGCGCCCATCAACCTTTCGACGAACCTCGCGGACGCCGACCTCGTCTTCCTCGCCGCCCATGATCGCGATCCGTTCAACCGGTTCGACGCCCTTCAGGGCCTCGCCTTCCGCATCCTGAAGGCGGGCGCGGCCAGCGGCACGCTGCCGGATGCGGCGCCGCTCATCGAAGCCGCCCGCCTGCTGCTCGCGGACTCGACGCTCGATCCCGCCTTCAAGGCGCAGGCGCTCGCCATCCCCGGCGAGAACGAGATCGCCCGCGAGATCGGCAGCAATGTCGATCCTGATGCCGTCTTCACCGCCCGCCGGGCGCTGAAGCGCCAGTTGGCCACAGCACTCGGAACGGAACTGGAAGAGGCCTATGCGGCCCTCGCCGCCCCGCCCCCCTATTCCCCCGGCGCGGCGGCGGCGGGCCGGCGGGCGCTGCGCAATCTCGCCCTCGATTATCTCACCTCCGGTGGCGCACCCGAGGCCATTGCCCGCGCCAAGGCTCAGTTCATGGCCGCGGACAACATGACGGACCGCTTCGCGGCCCTCGCCGTGCTGGTGCAGCACGACACGCCGGAGCGGGCGGAAGCGCTCGACGACTTCTACCGCCGTTTCGTCACCGACCCGCTGGTCATCGACAAGTGGCTGAGCCTGCAGGCGCAGATACCCGAAGCCGGGACACTGGAGCGGGTGAAGGATCTCACCCTTCTTCCGGTCTTCTCCATGGCCAATCCGAACCGCGTCCGCGCCCTCATCGGTGCCTTCGCCACCGCCAATCCCACCCAGTTCCATCGACCGGACGGGGCGGGCCACGACTTCCTGGTGGATGTGGTGCTCGGGCTCGACGCCAAGAACCCGCAGGTCGCCGCCCGGATGCTCTCGGCTTTCAAGACCTTCCGGCAACTCGAGCCGCTGCGCCGGGCGAGCGCCGAACGCGCCCTGCGGCGCGTGGCGGCTACGCCCGGCCTTTCGGCGGACGTCACCGACATCGCCACCCGCTCCCTCAGTTGA
- a CDS encoding LysR family transcriptional regulator: MSRLDDVEVFLRVVDRGSFNGAAEQLGLPPTSVSRKVKALEDRLGVQLLHRTTRRVWPSEAGQAYYQKCVDAIAALDHADASIRALTQEPEGHLKVLLPHSTGILIVEPELANFRRRYPKVQLHITLDNHPLDLIEHGFDVAVRLGPVRDSSYHVRNLGSQQLIFLASPDYLDEFGRPSHPRELADHDIIAVRTSPGPLVWQLDGPSDSFEMRVSPALDTNDAIMAVRQASGACGITMLSRCMSRRRVESGELEVVLPGWQRRDPVEQVAIFPARATLDLKVRVFVDFLVDAYNRWQGEGPTRDADCARLPATPAKAKTGT, encoded by the coding sequence ATGTCGCGACTGGACGATGTCGAGGTGTTTCTGCGGGTCGTGGATCGCGGCAGCTTCAATGGCGCCGCCGAGCAGCTCGGCCTGCCGCCCACCTCGGTCAGCCGCAAGGTGAAGGCGCTGGAAGACCGGCTGGGCGTCCAGCTCCTCCATCGCACCACCCGGCGCGTCTGGCCGAGCGAGGCGGGGCAAGCCTATTATCAGAAGTGCGTCGATGCCATCGCCGCCCTCGACCATGCGGATGCCTCCATCCGCGCGCTGACGCAGGAGCCCGAGGGGCATCTGAAGGTCCTGCTTCCCCATTCCACCGGCATCCTCATCGTGGAGCCGGAGCTGGCGAACTTCCGCCGCCGCTACCCCAAGGTCCAGTTGCACATCACGCTCGACAACCATCCGCTCGATCTCATCGAGCACGGCTTCGACGTGGCGGTGCGCCTCGGACCGGTGCGCGATTCCAGCTACCACGTCCGCAACCTCGGATCGCAGCAGCTCATCTTTCTGGCGAGTCCCGACTATCTCGACGAGTTCGGCCGGCCGAGCCATCCGCGCGAATTGGCGGACCACGACATCATCGCCGTGCGCACCTCCCCCGGCCCCCTCGTCTGGCAGCTCGACGGGCCGAGCGACAGCTTCGAGATGCGTGTCAGCCCCGCCCTCGATACCAACGACGCCATCATGGCCGTGCGCCAGGCCTCCGGCGCCTGCGGCATCACCATGCTCTCGCGCTGCATGTCGCGACGGCGCGTCGAGTCGGGTGAGCTCGAAGTGGTCCTGCCCGGCTGGCAGCGCCGAGACCCCGTCGAGCAGGTCGCGATCTTCCCCGCCCGCGCGACGCTGGACCTGAAGGTGCGTGTGTTCGTGGACTTCCTCGTGGACGCCTACAACCGCTGGCAGGGCGAAGGTCCGACACGCGATGCCGATTGCGCGCGCCTGCCCGCTACCCCCGCGAAGGCCAAGACCGGCACCTGA
- the hisG gene encoding ATP phosphoribosyltransferase has translation MSDTLILAVPSKGRLQENVHAFFARAGMPLVQARGAREYRGALGGVDNVEVAYLSASEIAAALASGAVHVGVTGEDLVRENIPDADKRVMLLEKLGFGHANVVVAVPQAWIDVRSMEDLDDVAGHFHARTGRRIRVATKYVNLTRSFFARHGIVDYRIVESAGATEGTPAAGSAELIVDITTTGATLAANALKVVDDGVMLRSEANLVASLTAPWGEAQHAAARAMFDRMAAEKRARTMREVRTRFIQCDTNLVDEAVSRFRCVAPFGGPTSSGMLTLHCPPDTLHALSLFLRERGASMVTVGPIEYVFAAENPLYEALQARLAGA, from the coding sequence ATGAGCGACACGCTGATCCTTGCCGTTCCCTCCAAGGGCCGCCTTCAGGAAAACGTCCACGCCTTCTTCGCCCGCGCGGGGATGCCGCTGGTGCAGGCGCGCGGCGCACGCGAGTATCGCGGCGCGCTGGGCGGGGTGGACAATGTGGAGGTCGCCTATCTCTCGGCCTCCGAGATCGCGGCGGCGCTGGCTTCCGGGGCCGTCCATGTGGGCGTCACTGGCGAAGACCTCGTGCGCGAGAACATCCCGGATGCCGACAAGCGCGTGATGCTGCTGGAGAAGCTCGGCTTCGGCCACGCCAATGTGGTGGTGGCGGTGCCGCAGGCCTGGATCGACGTGCGGTCCATGGAAGACCTCGACGATGTCGCCGGTCACTTCCACGCCCGCACCGGCCGGCGCATCCGGGTGGCCACCAAATATGTGAACCTCACTCGCAGCTTCTTCGCCCGTCACGGCATCGTGGACTATCGGATCGTGGAAAGCGCGGGCGCGACCGAAGGCACGCCCGCCGCCGGCAGCGCCGAACTCATCGTGGACATCACCACCACCGGCGCGACACTGGCCGCAAACGCCCTGAAGGTGGTGGACGACGGCGTGATGCTGCGCTCGGAGGCCAATCTCGTCGCCTCGCTGACCGCCCCATGGGGCGAGGCGCAGCATGCGGCGGCCCGCGCCATGTTCGACCGCATGGCGGCCGAAAAGCGCGCCCGCACCATGCGCGAGGTGCGCACCCGCTTCATCCAGTGCGATACGAACCTCGTGGACGAGGCTGTGAGCCGCTTCCGCTGCGTGGCGCCCTTCGGCGGGCCGACCTCCTCGGGCATGCTCACGCTGCACTGCCCGCCGGACACGCTCCACGCCCTCTCCCTGTTCCTGCGCGAGCGGGGAGCGAGCATGGTGACGGTGGGCCCGATCGAATACGTGTTCGCGGCCGAAAACCCGCTCTATGAGGCGCTTCAGGCCCGGCTCGCCGGGGCCTGA
- a CDS encoding sensor histidine kinase, producing the protein MARANAASVGARGDAIGGLARSVARPAYQRLLEAEPFLRRIVPALIITFLVVLGIGALVQVHTHRQSVLDNAKDDLALQALATAEGLNHRLNGSLANTGSALLAALPPRATSGGRRIYVTDPSGRVIAAAPESAPRVTSLADLMDPSQPLTVFAERAGVLEIAVGDTQMLATVRNLNPPLGQIVYLQPMNRALAVWSDSTTLTITLFATTGAVLLILGFSFHWQASRAREADHIYDTVRMRIDTALNRGRCGMWDWDMARGRMYWSDTMFEILGLERRDELLSFGEIAKLVHPDDGNLYELAQELAERPGASVDRVFRMRTARGDFVWLRMRAEVVQQAGEDGPHLIGIAMDVTEAQRLAERTVTADMRLRDAIESISEAFVLWDSQNRLVLCNSKFQTLHELPDDAIVAGTPFETIATVGRHPVTRTPLKPEDKPEEGSRAFEAQLSNGRWLKIAERRTKDGGYVSVGTDITPLKRHEERLMDNEKRLMALVADLRKSQQTLEHQAQQLAELAEKYSEEKTRAEDANRAKSEFLANMSHELRTPLNAIIGFSEIMESGMFGPLGSDKYREYCSDIKGSGTYLLDVINDILDMSKIEAGRMQLELEDIRLDEIIADAMRVTAVKGDEKQLDMTAQVGAGQVMRGDRRALKQILLNLLSNAVKFTPEGGHVAVRAKVNGGAAVIAIEDTGIGIPRHALNKIGRPFEQVESQFTKTHKGSGLGLAIAKSLAELHGGSMRIRSTEGAGTTVVVRLPIHGVPHLSLH; encoded by the coding sequence ATGGCACGCGCCAACGCTGCAAGCGTGGGTGCGCGCGGTGACGCCATTGGTGGTTTGGCGAGATCCGTCGCGCGTCCCGCCTATCAGCGGCTCTTGGAAGCTGAACCCTTCCTGCGCCGCATCGTGCCCGCGCTCATCATCACCTTTCTCGTCGTGCTCGGCATCGGCGCGCTGGTGCAGGTGCATACGCACCGGCAGTCGGTGCTCGACAATGCCAAGGACGACCTTGCCCTCCAGGCCCTCGCTACCGCAGAGGGGCTGAACCATCGCCTCAACGGCTCGCTGGCCAATACCGGCTCCGCCCTGCTCGCGGCGCTGCCGCCGCGCGCCACCTCCGGCGGCCGCCGCATCTATGTCACCGATCCGTCCGGCCGGGTGATCGCTGCCGCGCCCGAGAGCGCGCCGCGCGTCACCAGCCTTGCCGACCTCATGGACCCCTCCCAGCCGCTCACCGTGTTCGCCGAGCGCGCCGGCGTGCTGGAAATCGCGGTCGGCGACACGCAGATGCTTGCCACGGTGCGAAACCTCAATCCGCCGCTTGGCCAGATCGTCTATCTCCAGCCCATGAACCGCGCGCTCGCGGTCTGGTCGGATTCCACCACGCTCACCATCACCCTGTTCGCCACCACCGGCGCGGTGCTGCTCATCCTCGGCTTCTCCTTCCACTGGCAGGCGAGCCGGGCGCGCGAGGCGGACCACATCTACGACACCGTGCGCATGCGCATCGACACCGCCCTCAACCGCGGCCGCTGCGGCATGTGGGACTGGGACATGGCCCGCGGGCGCATGTATTGGTCCGACACCATGTTCGAAATCCTTGGCCTCGAGCGCCGGGACGAACTTCTGTCCTTCGGCGAGATCGCCAAGCTCGTGCATCCTGACGATGGCAATCTCTACGAACTGGCGCAGGAACTCGCCGAGCGCCCCGGCGCCTCGGTGGACCGCGTCTTCCGCATGCGCACGGCGCGCGGCGACTTCGTGTGGCTGCGCATGCGCGCCGAAGTGGTGCAGCAGGCGGGCGAGGACGGCCCCCACCTCATCGGCATCGCCATGGACGTGACCGAGGCCCAGCGCCTCGCCGAGCGCACCGTGACCGCCGACATGCGCCTGCGCGACGCCATCGAGAGCATCTCCGAGGCCTTCGTGCTCTGGGACAGCCAGAACCGCCTCGTGCTCTGCAATTCCAAGTTCCAGACCCTGCATGAACTGCCGGACGATGCCATCGTCGCCGGCACGCCCTTCGAGACCATCGCCACCGTCGGCCGCCATCCGGTGACGCGCACGCCGCTGAAGCCGGAAGACAAGCCGGAGGAAGGCTCGCGCGCCTTCGAGGCGCAGCTCTCCAACGGCCGCTGGCTGAAGATCGCCGAGCGTCGCACCAAGGACGGCGGCTACGTCTCGGTGGGCACCGACATTACCCCGCTCAAGCGCCATGAGGAACGCCTCATGGACAATGAGAAGCGCCTCATGGCGCTGGTGGCCGATCTCAGGAAGTCCCAGCAGACCCTGGAGCATCAGGCCCAGCAGCTCGCCGAGCTGGCCGAGAAATATTCGGAAGAAAAGACCCGGGCCGAGGACGCCAACCGCGCCAAGAGCGAATTCCTCGCCAACATGTCCCACGAGCTGCGCACGCCGCTCAATGCCATCATCGGCTTCTCGGAGATCATGGAAAGCGGCATGTTTGGCCCGCTCGGCTCCGACAAGTACCGGGAATACTGCTCGGACATCAAAGGCTCCGGCACCTATCTCCTCGACGTCATCAACGACATCCTCGACATGTCGAAGATCGAGGCGGGCCGCATGCAACTGGAGCTGGAGGACATCCGGCTCGACGAGATCATCGCGGATGCGATGCGCGTGACGGCCGTGAAGGGCGACGAGAAGCAGCTCGACATGACCGCGCAGGTGGGCGCCGGTCAGGTGATGCGTGGCGACCGCCGCGCCCTCAAGCAGATCCTGCTGAACCTGCTCTCCAACGCCGTGAAGTTCACGCCCGAGGGCGGGCATGTGGCGGTGCGAGCCAAGGTCAACGGCGGGGCGGCCGTCATCGCCATCGAGGACACCGGCATCGGCATTCCGCGCCATGCCCTCAACAAGATCGGCCGGCCGTTCGAGCAGGTGGAGAGCCAGTTCACCAAGACCCACAAGGGATCGGGCCTCGGCCTTGCCATTGCCAAGTCGCTGGCGGAACTGCACGGCGGTTCCATGCGCATCCGCTCCACGGAAGGCGCGGGGACGACAGTGGTGGTGCGCCTGCCCATCCACGGCGTGCCGCACCTCTCGCTCCATTGA
- a CDS encoding ATP phosphoribosyltransferase regulatory subunit, giving the protein MPIEAQSPPLLRDSSALDEALMARFASAGFLRLDPPILQPADAFLDLSGETIRRSMFLTSGEDGQELCLRPDLTIPVAREVQRLHLPMPAAVSYLGPVFRSHSGGAGEFRQAGVESFGRADTAAADADILALGLETCAIYGVPDPEILIGDVGLFSAVLEALPLAPAWRRRLMKDFGQGRLDEDIANLSESEAKGTAAVHAGVLSALAGSDPDAARALITDLLSIAGITTVGGRTVSEIAARFLEQAALEGNGLSAETAAILSRYLAITGAPGPALEQVRALANEARIDISGALAAFEERASHLAAHGVNLSEVEFSAAFGRPLDYYSGMVFELSDPEGRVAAPLVAGGRYDRLMSRLGAETVVPAVGFAAWVERLALLESQS; this is encoded by the coding sequence ATGCCGATCGAGGCACAAAGCCCTCCCCTCCTCCGCGACAGCAGCGCGCTCGACGAAGCGCTGATGGCGCGCTTCGCCTCCGCCGGCTTCCTGCGGCTGGACCCGCCCATCCTGCAGCCGGCGGACGCCTTCCTCGACCTGTCGGGCGAAACCATCCGCCGCAGCATGTTCCTCACCAGCGGCGAGGACGGGCAGGAACTGTGCCTGCGTCCGGACCTCACCATCCCGGTGGCCCGCGAGGTGCAGCGCCTGCACCTGCCCATGCCGGCGGCCGTCTCCTACCTCGGCCCGGTGTTCCGCTCCCATTCCGGGGGCGCCGGCGAATTCCGTCAGGCGGGTGTGGAATCCTTCGGCCGCGCCGACACGGCGGCGGCGGATGCGGACATTCTGGCCCTCGGCCTTGAGACCTGCGCCATCTATGGCGTGCCGGATCCGGAAATCCTGATCGGCGACGTGGGGCTGTTCTCGGCGGTGCTGGAAGCCCTGCCGCTCGCCCCGGCCTGGCGCCGCCGCCTGATGAAGGACTTCGGGCAGGGCCGGCTGGACGAGGACATCGCCAACCTGAGCGAGAGCGAGGCCAAGGGCACCGCCGCCGTCCATGCGGGCGTGCTCTCGGCTCTGGCCGGCTCCGATCCGGACGCCGCCCGCGCGCTCATCACCGATCTTCTGTCCATCGCCGGCATCACCACGGTGGGCGGGCGCACGGTTTCCGAGATCGCCGCCCGCTTCCTGGAGCAGGCGGCGCTGGAAGGCAACGGCCTCTCGGCCGAGACGGCCGCCATCCTCTCGCGCTATCTGGCCATCACCGGCGCCCCCGGCCCGGCGCTGGAACAGGTGCGCGCGCTGGCAAACGAAGCCCGGATCGACATTTCCGGCGCGCTGGCCGCCTTCGAGGAGCGGGCGAGCCATCTGGCTGCGCATGGGGTGAACCTGTCGGAAGTGGAATTCTCCGCCGCCTTCGGTCGGCCGCTCGATTATTACAGCGGCATGGTGTTCGAACTCAGCGATCCGGAAGGGCGCGTGGCTGCCCCGCTGGTGGCCGGCGGGCGCTATGACCGCCTGATGAGCCGCCTCGGCGCCGAAACCGTGGTGCCGGCCGTTGGATTTGCCGCGTGGGTGGAACGTCTCGCCCTGCTGGAGAGCCAGTCATGA